GACCAAGCATTAGGCTTGCTTTGTTCCTTACCACCATGTTATGATAACTTTGTTGATACCGTAATGTATGAAAAGAATACAATTTTCATGGAAGACGTTAAGGCGGCTTTGAACTCCAAGGAATTGAAGAAGACCGGTATTAATGGTAAAGATAATTCAGGAGATGGGTTGTTTGTAAGAGGGAGAGGAAAGCAAAAGGACGGTTTAGGTAGAAGTAGATCAAAGTCAAGGTCTAAATCTAAATCGGGCGAATTCAAATGCTTTTATTGTAAGCAAGAAGGGCATTTCAAGAAGGATTGTCCGGAAAGAAAGAATCTTGAGAAGAATACTAATCAAGGCACCACAGAAAACGTTGAAGTAGAAAGTGATGATGGAACGGTTCTCACGGTTTATACCGAAAGCTCGGATAATGGGTGGATTCTTGATTCGGGTTGTACTTTTCATATGTATCCTCATAGAGAATGGTTTTCTACTTATCAAGCTCGAGAAGGTGGTAAAGTTCTTATGGTAAACAATGTCACTTGTAAAGTGGTGGGTATAGGTACAATTCAAATTAATATGCATGATGGTATTGTGAGAACTTTAACCAAGGTTAGGCATGTTCTGGATTTGAGAGGAAAATTGATTTATTTGGGTACACTTGATTCAAACGGTTGCAAGTATCAAGGTGAAGGTGGAGTTATTCGTATCTCAAGAGGAAGTATTACAATCATGAAAGGTACAAAGAGTTAATGGTCTTTATACACTGCAAGGTATTACTGTTACAGGTGATGCAGATGTATGTTCTTCAATTTCAGAAGACGATACTACCAAGTTGTGGCATATGCGGTTAGGGCATATGAGTGATAGGGGGTTGGATGTTTTGAGCAAGCAGGGATTTCTTTTTGGTCATAAAACTAGTAAGCTTGATTTCTGCGAACATTGTGTGTTTGGTAAGCAGTGTAGAGTCAAGTTCAGTACAACTATTCATAACACCAAGGGTATTTTGGATTATATTCATTCTGATCTTTGGGGTCCTTCTCGGGTGGGGTCACATGGTGGTGGTAGATATATGTTGATATTCATTGATGATTTCTCAAGGAAGGTATGGGTATTCATACTTAAACACAAAGATAAAACTTTTTTCAAGTTCAAGCAATGGAAGACTATGGTTGAGAAACAAACCGGAAGACAAATCAAGTTCTTGAGGACAGACAATGGTTTGGAATTTTGTGGGGGTGCGTTCAATGAGTTCTGCAAGGAGCAAGGGATTGTGAGACACCGCACAATCAGAAAAACAccacagcaaaatggtgttgcagaaagGATGAACATAACCATAATGGAGAAGGCACAGTGCATGCTCTCCAATGCTGGGTTACCAAGGCAGTTTTGGGCCGAAGCCGCAAACACATCAGCTTATTTAGTGAATAGATCTCCATCGACTGCTATTAAGTGTAAGACTCCAAATGAAGTTTGGACAGGTTCACATGATAATTATGAAGACTTGAAGGTGTTTGGATGTCCAGCCTATGCTCATGTGAATGAGGGGAAGCTAGATCCTAGAGCAAAGAAGTTTATATTTCTTGGGTATGCAAAGGGTGTGAAAGGCTACAGGTTATGGTATCCTGAAGAAAGATCAATCAAGTTTCTTATCAGTAGAGATGTGACATTTGATGAGCAATCGATGTTGGAGACAAAGAATGAAGAACTAAATAGAAGAGTTGAGGAGAGTGTTGGTGATAAGGTGGAGCTAGGTGACAAGGTGGAACTTGAGATGCAAGTTCAAGGAAACAATGAGACTGTTTTTTCTGGTGAGGATGATCAGGAAATTGTGCAAGAGCCGACCCAGGAATATGAAGCACAAGATCATCAATAAAATCTTGTTAGAGACAGATTGAGGAGGGAAATCTGACCACCACATATATATGTCCTTGCTGATTTGGTTGCGTACACACTTGCAGTGGGTGAGGGCATAGATAGGGATGAGTTAAGAACCTATGAAGAAGCAATCAGTAGTGAAGAATCAGCATAATGGGGAACTTCTATGATTGAAGAAGGGAAGATAGCTATGCTTAAGGTTCCTATAGCGGACAACCCTGCAGACATGTTGACAAAGCCGGTTCCAGGTATCAAGTTCAAGCATTGCTTGTACTTGGTTGGTGTCAACAAGTGTTGAGAGCCCTTGTAAGGGCTAAGCGAAGACGATGAGGAAAAATGATGAATGGTGATAGTATTCAAGTCAAGGTGGAGATTTGTTGTATATGCCTTGAATACATGTGTAATATTCAGTTGGGCTTACTCCTTGGACTTGGCCCAACAGTCCATTAGTCCCTTTTGTAAACCTAAGTCAAATATAAAGGGGTCTAGGGTTTATAATAAAGAGAGAAACTAATGTAGTTCTTGAGAGAGTCTGAGGCACAAAGGAGGCAAGAGTTCTTGAGAGGGGATTTGGAAGAAACCTTGTAAACTTGTTTGATCATCATAGTGGAATCATTTCGTCGTCTTTGTAAGTGAATGTGGATCATcttgatcgaaccactataaatccttCTATTTTGTTTGTGCTTGATTTGTTagatttcatttccattttcatATCTTGATTGATTGTGCTAGTTTGAGCCATTGGCTATAACAATTTACTTACAAAAGAAACGGATATGATCAATTCGTGTAACTTGATCAAGCTGACGCGGAACTTGGCTTGAAAGTGGATCCCAAAACCGTATATGAATGATCCATTGACATTTTGTACCACAAATCCAATATGGATAGAGTCACAGAGATAACTAGGATATTGAAAAATAACTGGATGATCCATGGGGATGTCAGACAAGaatcatgtatatatatatatataatctcgtcttatcttttaattttttaaaTGAACAGACTTAATTTCGAaacatttattttattcttaggCCATTTCATATCCCGAAATGGATCGACTATGAATCCGTCATAGTTTAACAATATTCTTAAATTCTATCTTATTGCAGGTTATTCCAAGAGAAGGAAGAAATTTGGTTTGGGCCAAGAGAAATATTATTTCCTGATAGTAGCAATTGCAGTTACTTCGCAACTCTTTTTTGTAGGGTTTTTGGGTATGATCTACTGCACAACATCTCTTTTCACTGGAAGTTTTACTGCATGTTTACTTCCATTCACTCAGGTCGCTGCAACAATTGTTTTCCACGAGAAATATCCGGTCAAAATGGGATGCCACTTGCATTATGTTTGTGGGGTTTCGTTTCTTACTTTGTAGGGGAATACAGAAAAACCAAGGATCCACACTGCATTGCTTCTAAGCAGAATAGTGCTGAGGAATTCATAGAGAATGTCACTTGATTAAATGCCGTTCTTATTTGTGACTGGTTAGTTGTGAGGTTTCTAAGTTAAATATTCTGGAACCAACACTAGCAAAATAATGTTCGAATGTTGTTTTAATTCTTTTTGTTTGTATAACCTTTTCATTAATTTCGAAACAAAATTCTTTTTGTTTGTATTTATTCACTGTGCAAATGTAACGGCAATGGCAGTACACAAGTCATGCTTTTCTCTCTTTGAAGTTTTCTTCTTCCGTTAGaaacgtgggcttgttgtgcaGTTTGTGTGTGCAATCTCTTCTAATTTGTGTACTCCAAGATCTTACACAGTTTGTGTGTGACCTCTTCTAATTTGTGTACTCCAAAAGCTTACACAGTTTGTGTATGCAATCTCTTCTTCTTATCAAGAATAATAATTTGCGCAGGTATGACGGCATGGAAAATCACTTACTGCGCAGAGTTTGGCTAATTAAAACACAAAAACATATGTTCAATATCACAGTTGCATCGACTACATTGGTACAGTGAGATGTTTACAAGGGCCAAGCAcatcaatgaaaaaaaaatattagaaaaaGAACTACAAAAAAGTAAAACACCCATCAAGAAGCTGAGGTGAACTTCAAAAATTCAGGTACTGATTTAGCTCCATGGTCATTGACAGTGACATTCACGCACGCCTTCACCTTATATGTCTTAGTAATTACCAAACCATGCAGTTTACGATACCGAACATCCGAAACTAAATCAACCAGAAACGTCGTATTACCCCCATTCGAAACTGCCATCTTAGCTTCCTTCCAAGGAATCCCAAAAGTTTGAACCGTCTGATCCAAAGCATGCTTAGTAATATTGGACTGTTTAAAATGATGCAAAGATATATTTCCGACGGGTATACGTAGAAGAACGTCGTCTCCAGCAGTAGCATTGGTGAGGTAGTAATAAAGACTTATTTTCAGAGTATCATAGTAAATATCCGTTTCGGTtttatcttttatctcaaaccCTAGATCAACTGATATGGTATCAATCATCTTGTAATGCAAATCAGTAAAGGTTTTATTTAGATTAGGAACATAAAATCTTCGAATAGAAAATTCTGGGGGATCAGGGGACTTACCCACGGCAAACATGCAGAGTATGGCTAATATTCCCAGAACGAAGATGCATCCCGTGATGCATTTACACAGCGTCTTGCATTCTTCTTTTGACAGCATTATTGTGGTTTATTGATAAAAGGAAGAACA
The nucleotide sequence above comes from Papaver somniferum cultivar HN1 unplaced genomic scaffold, ASM357369v1 unplaced-scaffold_115, whole genome shotgun sequence. Encoded proteins:
- the LOC113329195 gene encoding uncharacterized protein LOC113329195 gives rise to the protein MLSKEECKTLCKCITGCIFVLGILAILCMFAVGKSPDPPEFSIRRFYVPNLNKTFTDLHYKMIDTISVDLGFEIKDKTETDIYYDTLKISLYYYLTNATAGDDVLLRIPVGNISLHHFKQSNITKHALDQTVQTFGIPWKEAKMAVSNGGNTTFLVDLVSDVRYRKLHGLVITKTYKVKACVNVTVNDHGAKSVPEFLKFTSAS